The Leptospira koniambonensis genome window below encodes:
- a CDS encoding jacalin-like lectin, which yields MKIEQSRKGLTLLTGILLFLLNCNGEKAINTESLLGLIQKPDQTKIGTNYSDLAVIDTVNGTGTFSLLTYNVAGLLEPFSSSNPSENTPYMGPLMTPFDLIQVQEDFNYHASLYANDVHPYRSATSGGMGIGDGLNTLSYFPFSDFERVDWDACNGTDCLTPKGFTLARHKVASGVFLDVYNLHTNASTEEADLAARRSNVLQILNFIESNSAGNAVIVMGDTNTRYTRSGDNIREFINHGFTDVWIQLIRGGSYPTQGADALTDCEGHRTSAGCEVVDKIFYRGNSYISLSPSSYLLEDARFVHPVTGVPLSDHYAVSSTFNYSLLRNLLYSDTFGGPHGTAFNDVNSLPSSPAALKLSLRSGSRVDAVSLQLTNGTVLSHGGTGGSLQALTLGTTEYLDQVKLCSAQKSGHTRIFYAQFHTNLGRFLTGGSTTSSCTTYSAPNGWGIVGFHGRSGDEIDQLGVIFAPIQ from the coding sequence ATGAAAATCGAACAAAGCAGAAAGGGGCTCACCCTTTTGACAGGGATCTTATTATTCCTGCTTAATTGTAACGGTGAGAAGGCTATTAACACGGAAAGTTTACTGGGGCTGATCCAGAAACCGGACCAAACGAAAATTGGAACAAATTACTCGGACCTTGCAGTTATTGATACTGTGAACGGGACAGGAACATTTTCTTTACTCACTTATAATGTGGCCGGATTGCTGGAACCATTTTCCAGTTCGAATCCAAGTGAGAACACTCCTTATATGGGGCCTTTGATGACTCCATTCGATCTGATCCAAGTTCAGGAAGATTTTAATTACCATGCAAGTTTGTATGCAAACGATGTGCATCCGTACAGATCCGCTACAAGTGGAGGGATGGGAATAGGCGACGGTTTGAATACATTATCCTATTTTCCTTTTTCTGATTTTGAAAGAGTAGATTGGGATGCTTGTAATGGAACAGATTGTTTAACTCCTAAAGGATTTACTTTGGCAAGACATAAGGTGGCGTCTGGAGTGTTTCTGGATGTGTATAATTTACATACGAATGCAAGTACAGAAGAAGCGGATCTTGCTGCAAGAAGGTCGAATGTATTACAAATTCTGAATTTTATCGAATCCAATTCTGCAGGAAACGCAGTCATTGTGATGGGGGATACGAATACAAGATATACCAGATCTGGAGACAATATCAGAGAATTTATCAATCATGGATTTACTGATGTTTGGATCCAATTAATCCGAGGAGGATCTTATCCTACACAAGGAGCAGATGCTTTGACGGATTGTGAAGGTCATAGAACAAGTGCTGGCTGCGAGGTTGTAGACAAAATATTCTACCGTGGGAATTCCTATATTTCCTTATCTCCTAGTTCCTATTTGTTAGAAGACGCAAGATTTGTTCACCCGGTCACTGGAGTTCCTCTTTCGGACCATTACGCTGTCTCTTCTACATTCAATTATTCTCTTTTGCGGAATTTATTGTATAGCGATACATTCGGCGGGCCGCATGGAACTGCATTCAATGATGTGAATTCTCTACCTTCTTCTCCAGCTGCGCTTAAATTAAGTTTAAGATCCGGATCGAGAGTGGACGCTGTTTCTTTACAATTAACGAACGGAACAGTCTTGAGCCATGGAGGAACAGGAGGAAGTTTGCAAGCTTTGACTTTAGGAACGACAGAGTACTTAGACCAAGTAAAACTATGTAGTGCACAAAAAAGTGGTCACACTCGGATTTTTTATGCGCAATTTCATACGAACTTAGGAAGATTCTTAACTGGAGGATCTACAACATCTTCCTGCACTACATATTCTGCGCCTAACGGCTGGGGAATCGTAGGATTTCATGGAAGAAGTGGGGACGAAATTGATCAACTAGGTGTGATCTTTGCTCCTATACAGTAA
- a CDS encoding DUF4349 domain-containing protein, whose translation MFRFLTSILIVSFLFVCKAENSQKQSEDLSDLRSRSAAAPMPSADGQSMQEAEKKLAGKAEAGEREEALEDQLKTFATPKIGNLKIGRLLEYKVDLNFETKDFIAARKFLLELSGKYGFVQSESLQNWGGDTEPSMTAVIHVKSSDLYQVLMELEKIGTLTSENIQVEDHTENYTLEQIHAKREKIRIARRTDLGARSTPKNAAEIEELIGQSEDSADSAEFEKWKIMDRVNWAKISIHMYGPKKPKVVEVPSFGDAFIDLASLGLKLILSLIYIIPLALVAAGIFYIVRFTRNKWSK comes from the coding sequence ATGTTTCGCTTTCTAACTTCAATCTTAATCGTATCTTTTCTTTTCGTCTGTAAGGCCGAAAATTCCCAAAAACAATCTGAAGATCTTTCAGACTTACGTTCTAGATCCGCAGCGGCTCCGATGCCTTCTGCGGATGGACAATCAATGCAAGAGGCCGAGAAAAAATTGGCCGGCAAAGCAGAAGCGGGTGAAAGGGAAGAAGCACTAGAGGATCAACTCAAGACCTTTGCTACTCCTAAAATCGGAAACCTAAAGATAGGCCGTCTTTTAGAATATAAGGTAGATCTAAATTTCGAGACCAAGGATTTTATCGCTGCTCGAAAATTCTTATTAGAACTTTCAGGCAAGTATGGATTCGTTCAGAGTGAAAGCCTTCAAAATTGGGGAGGAGACACTGAACCTAGTATGACTGCTGTCATTCATGTAAAGTCTTCCGATCTATATCAGGTTTTAATGGAATTGGAGAAGATAGGAACTCTCACTTCTGAAAATATCCAAGTAGAAGATCATACTGAAAATTATACATTAGAACAGATCCATGCAAAAAGAGAGAAGATCAGGATTGCAAGAAGAACAGATCTTGGTGCCAGATCCACTCCTAAAAATGCGGCCGAGATCGAAGAACTTATCGGACAATCCGAAGATTCTGCTGACTCTGCTGAATTCGAAAAATGGAAAATTATGGATAGAGTCAATTGGGCAAAGATCAGCATCCATATGTACGGTCCTAAAAAACCAAAAGTCGTAGAAGTTCCAAGTTTTGGAGATGCGTTTATTGATCTGGCAAGTCTTGGATTAAAACTGATACTTTCTTTGATCTATATTATTCCTTTAGCTTTGGTCGCTGCAGGGATTTTTTATATAGTCAGGTTTACCAGAAATAAATGGTCCAAATAA